The DNA sequence CGCGGCGCGCTGCGGGCCCGCGCGCGCGAGCTCCTGAACGAAACCCCCGACCTCCGTACGACCGGCCCCCGTACCACCAGCACGCCGACGACCTGACAGGAGAACAGCGTTGGACAGCACTCCCGGCTTGGACGGCACCACGGGTGCGGCGCGGGGGGTCCCCCTGCGCGACCACCGTCCCGACAGCCTGGTCCACACCCTGCTGGACGAGGCCGTGGCGTTCTCGCCCTCGGCCGCGGCGGTCGCCGACGCCGAGGGGCGGTGGGACTACGCCCGCCTCGACGCGTACAGCCGCGCCTTCACCGACTGGCTGGCGGCGCGGGGCGTCGGCCCGGGTGACCGGCTGGTCGTCCAGCTGCCCACCACCAGGGAGCTGACCGCCCTGTTCTACGGGGCGTCGCGGCGCGGCGCGGTCTTCGTGCCGCTGAACCCGCACATGAAGCCGTACCACCTGCGGTCGGTCCTGGAGAACGCCGAACCGGCGCTGGTGGTCTGCGCGGAGGGCGACCGGGCGACGTTCGAGGCGGTCACCGGGGCGCCCGTGCACGAGTTCGGCGGGGTGTGGAGCGAGACCGAGAAGACCGCCGACCGCGGCCCGCGCCCGGAGGCGGCGGTGGACGTCGCGCCGGAGGACCCGGCCGTCCTCGTCTACACCTCGGGCAGCACGGCCGCCCCCAAGGCGGTGGTCTGCCCGCACGCGCAGATGGTGTTCGCCACCCGGTCGATGGTGCAGGTGCTCGGCTACCGCCCGGACGACGTGGTGTTCTGCCGGTTCCCGATGTCGTGGGACTACGGCCTGTACAAGGTCCTGATGTGCGCCGCGGGCCGGAGCGGGATCGTGCTGGCGGACGGCGAGTCGGACCTGCGGCTGCTGACGGCGGTCCGGGAGAGCGGGGCGACGGTGGTGCCGATCGTCCCGTCGCTGGCCGCGATGATCGCGACGCTGGCGCGCCGGGAGGAGAACCCGGCGCCGCGGGTGCGGATGTTCACCAACACGGGCGCGGCGCTGCCGCAGCCGGTGATCGAGACGCTGCGCGCGGCGTTCCCGGGGGCCCGGGTGGTGCGGCAGTTCGGGCAGACGGAGTGCAAGCGGGTCTCCATCATGCCGCCGGAGGAGGACCGGGAGCGGCCTGACTCGGTGGGCCGGCCGCTGCCCGGCACGCGCGTCCTGGTCGTGGACGAGGACGGCGCGTCCGTGCCCGTCGGCGAGACGGGCGAGATCGTGGCCGTCGGCCCGCATGTGATGCCCGGCTACTGGCGGAACCCGGAGGTGACCGCGCGGACCTTCCGCCGGCACGCCCCGACCGGTGAACTCCGGCTGCACACCGGGGACTACGGCTCGCTGGACGCGGACGGCTACCTGTACTTCCAGGGGCGCCGGGACGACATGTTCAAGCGCAAGGGCATCCGGATGAGCACGCTGGAGATCGAGGCGGCGGCGATGGACGTCCCAGGGGTGCGGGCGGCGGCGGTGCTGCCCCCGTCGGACCGGCACGACCTGGCGCTGTTCGTGGAGTCCGACCTGGCCCCGCACGTGGTCCTGCGCGAGCTCGCGGGCCGGCTGGAGCAGCAGAAGGTCCCGGCGGTCTGCCGGGTGCTCGCCGAGTGGCCCCTGACCCTGCACGGCAAGAACGAGAAGCGGCGGCTCGCGGAGCTGCTCGACGGGAGCGACCAGTGAGCCGGTACGACGAACTGGCCGAGCGGTACGGCACAC is a window from the Streptomyces mobaraensis genome containing:
- a CDS encoding AMP-binding protein, with amino-acid sequence MRDHRPDSLVHTLLDEAVAFSPSAAAVADAEGRWDYARLDAYSRAFTDWLAARGVGPGDRLVVQLPTTRELTALFYGASRRGAVFVPLNPHMKPYHLRSVLENAEPALVVCAEGDRATFEAVTGAPVHEFGGVWSETEKTADRGPRPEAAVDVAPEDPAVLVYTSGSTAAPKAVVCPHAQMVFATRSMVQVLGYRPDDVVFCRFPMSWDYGLYKVLMCAAGRSGIVLADGESDLRLLTAVRESGATVVPIVPSLAAMIATLARREENPAPRVRMFTNTGAALPQPVIETLRAAFPGARVVRQFGQTECKRVSIMPPEEDRERPDSVGRPLPGTRVLVVDEDGASVPVGETGEIVAVGPHVMPGYWRNPEVTARTFRRHAPTGELRLHTGDYGSLDADGYLYFQGRRDDMFKRKGIRMSTLEIEAAAMDVPGVRAAAVLPPSDRHDLALFVESDLAPHVVLRELAGRLEQQKVPAVCRVLAEWPLTLHGKNEKRRLAELLDGSDQ